A stretch of Pseudolysobacter antarcticus DNA encodes these proteins:
- a CDS encoding efflux RND transporter permease subunit yields MSISELFVRRPVMTTLVMVGILVFGIAAYKLLPVSDLPNVDFPTIQVTASLPGASPETMASAVATPLEKQFSTIAALDSMTSQSGIGQTQITLQFTLGRSIDAAALDVQSAISAALKQLPPTMTTPPTFRKVNPADAPIFFVGMTSKTLPLSKVDEYAETLLAQRLSMIDGVALVNVYGSQKYAVRIDLDPGAMASRGLGIDQVSAAVSSGNVDLPTGTLYGSDRTYNVIVNGQYDNAKSFADLIVSYQNGAPVRLRDVGKIYDGVQNDKVAAWVNGQRGVLLAIQKQPGVNTIAVVERIRGVLPGFKQQLPAGAELKIFYDRTESIRGSVDDVEFSLLLALMLVVLVIFIFLRNISATVIPSLALPMSIVGTFAIMYPFGYSLDNLSLMALTLCVGFVVDDAIVMLENISRHMEMGKTALQATLDGAREIGFTILSMTLSLAAVFIPIMFMGGIIGRLLHEFAVTIVAAVLVSGFVSLSLTPMLCSRMLKPHHGETHGRFYQAFERAFDGTQDLYRRSLNFCLAHRRWVMFGFVLILIATAIMFVKVPKGFLPSDDTGQLFVFTEADQDVGFTEMARKQGEAAAIIGKDSNVDGVMSFIGVSGSSSTLNLGRMIITLKPRSERGSPDEIIQELRPKLTGIAGLKVYLQNIPIIRIGGQLTKTQYQYTLQDSDTKELFAFVPKMVEAISKLPGFQDVTSDLLIATPQMDVKIDRDAASAVGVTAAQTETALYTAFGPAQVSTIYTSIDQYWVLMQVDPSKQGDTSVLGQLYIRSSHGQLVPLSAVAHFTKSVGPATISHLGQVPSVTVSFNLALGVSLSQAVERIDAAVAQLKVPDSIIGSFQGTAQAFQSSVSGMGILLLIALFVIYLVLGILYESFIHPLTILSGLPTAAFGALLTLMIFHIDLNLYSAVGLIMLIGIVKKNAIMMIDFALEAERGGATPEAAILEACIVRFRPIMMTTFAALFGTLPIALGAESRRPLGLAVVGGLMTSQVLTLYLTPVIYCYFDHLQTWLRTRRGQSPARTITATAAVITPTKL; encoded by the coding sequence ATGAGCATTTCCGAGCTGTTCGTTCGTCGCCCGGTGATGACCACGCTGGTCATGGTCGGCATCCTCGTATTCGGCATCGCGGCCTATAAATTGTTGCCGGTTTCGGACTTGCCGAACGTGGATTTCCCGACCATTCAGGTCACGGCATCGTTGCCCGGTGCGTCGCCGGAAACCATGGCTTCGGCCGTTGCCACGCCACTGGAAAAACAATTCTCGACGATCGCCGCACTCGATTCGATGACGTCGCAGAGCGGCATCGGCCAGACCCAGATCACCTTGCAGTTCACGCTCGGTCGCAGTATCGATGCGGCTGCGCTGGACGTGCAATCGGCGATCTCTGCGGCGCTCAAGCAATTGCCGCCGACCATGACGACACCGCCGACATTCCGCAAAGTGAATCCGGCCGATGCGCCGATTTTTTTCGTCGGCATGACCTCGAAAACCTTGCCGCTGTCGAAGGTCGACGAGTACGCCGAAACCCTGCTAGCGCAACGTCTGTCGATGATTGATGGCGTAGCCCTCGTGAACGTTTACGGCTCGCAGAAATACGCCGTACGCATCGATCTTGATCCAGGTGCGATGGCCAGTCGGGGCCTTGGTATCGATCAGGTTTCGGCAGCGGTAAGCAGCGGCAATGTCGACCTGCCGACCGGTACGCTGTATGGCAGTGATCGCACTTACAACGTCATCGTGAACGGCCAGTACGACAATGCGAAATCGTTCGCCGACCTGATAGTGAGTTACCAGAACGGCGCGCCGGTGCGCTTGCGTGACGTCGGCAAAATTTATGATGGCGTGCAGAACGACAAGGTTGCGGCTTGGGTCAACGGTCAGCGCGGTGTGTTGCTGGCGATCCAGAAACAGCCGGGCGTAAATACCATTGCCGTGGTCGAACGCATTCGCGGTGTCTTGCCGGGTTTCAAGCAACAACTGCCCGCGGGCGCCGAGCTCAAGATATTTTACGATCGCACCGAAAGCATTCGTGGGTCGGTAGACGATGTCGAATTCAGCCTGCTGCTGGCACTGATGTTGGTGGTGCTGGTGATCTTCATTTTCCTGCGCAATATTTCGGCGACGGTGATCCCGTCGCTGGCATTGCCGATGTCGATCGTCGGCACGTTCGCGATCATGTATCCGTTCGGTTACAGCCTCGACAACCTCTCGCTGATGGCGCTGACATTGTGCGTGGGTTTTGTCGTCGATGATGCGATCGTCATGCTCGAAAACATTTCGCGGCATATGGAAATGGGCAAGACCGCGTTGCAGGCGACGCTTGATGGCGCGCGCGAAATCGGCTTCACCATTTTGTCGATGACCTTATCGCTGGCCGCGGTATTCATCCCGATCATGTTCATGGGCGGCATCATCGGGCGCCTGCTGCACGAGTTCGCGGTGACGATCGTCGCGGCGGTGCTGGTATCGGGATTTGTCTCGCTCAGCCTCACGCCGATGTTGTGCAGTCGCATGCTCAAGCCGCATCACGGCGAAACCCACGGGCGTTTTTATCAGGCCTTCGAGCGCGCGTTCGATGGCACGCAGGATCTGTATCGGCGTTCGCTCAATTTTTGCCTCGCCCATCGGCGCTGGGTGATGTTTGGATTTGTATTGATCCTTATTGCCACCGCGATCATGTTCGTCAAGGTGCCGAAAGGTTTCCTGCCGAGCGACGATACCGGGCAGTTGTTCGTGTTCACCGAAGCGGATCAGGATGTCGGTTTCACCGAGATGGCGCGCAAGCAGGGCGAAGCCGCGGCGATCATCGGCAAGGACAGCAACGTCGATGGCGTGATGTCGTTCATCGGTGTTTCCGGCAGCAGCTCGACCCTTAATCTCGGGCGCATGATCATCACCTTGAAGCCGCGCAGCGAGCGCGGTTCGCCCGATGAAATCATCCAGGAACTGCGCCCGAAACTCACCGGCATTGCCGGCCTGAAAGTTTATCTGCAGAATATTCCGATCATCCGCATCGGCGGCCAGCTGACCAAGACGCAATATCAATATACGTTGCAGGACAGCGATACCAAGGAGTTGTTTGCGTTCGTGCCGAAGATGGTTGAAGCGATCAGCAAGCTGCCGGGGTTTCAGGATGTGACCAGCGATTTGCTGATCGCAACGCCGCAGATGGATGTGAAAATAGATCGTGATGCGGCATCGGCGGTGGGTGTCACGGCAGCGCAAACCGAGACCGCGTTGTACACCGCGTTCGGTCCGGCGCAGGTATCGACGATCTACACCTCGATCGATCAATACTGGGTGCTGATGCAGGTCGACCCTAGCAAGCAGGGCGATACCAGCGTGCTCGGACAACTCTATATCCGCAGCAGCCACGGACAACTCGTGCCGCTGTCAGCGGTGGCGCATTTCACCAAGTCGGTCGGGCCGGCGACGATCAGTCATCTCGGCCAGGTGCCGTCGGTCACAGTGTCGTTCAATCTGGCGCTCGGCGTGTCGCTGAGCCAAGCGGTGGAGCGCATCGATGCAGCAGTCGCGCAGCTCAAGGTGCCGGACAGCATCATCGGTTCGTTCCAAGGCACCGCGCAGGCGTTTCAATCCTCGGTTTCGGGTATGGGTATCCTTCTGCTGATCGCGCTGTTCGTGATCTACCTTGTGCTTGGCATCCTGTACGAAAGTTTTATCCATCCGCTGACGATTCTTTCCGGCTTGCCGACCGCGGCGTTCGGCGCGTTGCTGACCTTGATGATTTTCCACATCGACCTGAATCTTTATTCCGCGGTCGGGTTGATCATGCTGATCGGCATCGTCAAGAAAAACGCGATCATGATGATCGACTTCGCGCTCGAAGCCGAACGCGGCGGCGCAACCCCGGAAGCGGCGATTCTCGAAGCCTGCATCGTGCGTTTTCGCCCGATCATGATGACTACATTCGCCGCGTTGTTCGGCACGTTACCGATCGCGCTCGGTGCGGAATCACGGCGACCGCTCGGTCTGGCGGTAGTCGGCGGCTTGATGACTTCGCAGGTGCTGACGTTATATCTGACACCAGTGATCTACTGCTATTTCGATCACTTGCAGACATGGTTGCGTACCCGCCGAGGGCAATCGCCGGCACGCACGATAACCGCAACTGCGGCAGTGATTACGCCGACGAAGCTGTAG
- a CDS encoding TIGR03032 family protein, protein MTDPVDSIPETDTAAPAEPIVPIEQALASVHTTNMPDILRQLNSCLLVTTYQAGKLVILRPDGATINTHFRSFNRPMGMAADVNRLVLGARMEIAEFRNMPDVAKRLQDPPRHDAVYMARRGFITGAIDIHEMAWDADGELWFINTLFSCLCKLDSISSFAPQWRPSFVSHYAPEDRCHLNGLAMRDGRARYVTALGETNTPNGWRANKRDGGILMDCISGEVITRGLSMPHSPRWYNDRLWVLESGRGALITVDPKTGEKTDVARVPGFARGLDFVGPVAFIGLSQLRETNAFTDIPITEENSDRLSGVWVVHLDTGKTISLLKFTGGVQEIFAVQAIPGVLFPEIIHEGDMLATAYALPDEALREVGFTPAPPVEKTESATASSA, encoded by the coding sequence ATGACTGATCCGGTCGATTCCATTCCCGAAACCGATACCGCTGCGCCCGCCGAGCCGATTGTTCCGATCGAGCAGGCGCTCGCCAGTGTGCATACCACCAACATGCCGGATATTCTGCGGCAGCTGAATTCGTGCCTGCTGGTGACCACGTATCAGGCTGGCAAATTGGTGATACTGCGGCCCGATGGCGCGACCATCAACACCCATTTCCGCAGCTTCAACCGGCCGATGGGCATGGCCGCGGATGTGAACAGACTGGTGCTTGGCGCGCGTATGGAAATCGCCGAGTTCCGCAACATGCCGGACGTCGCCAAACGCCTGCAGGATCCGCCGCGTCACGACGCGGTATACATGGCGCGGCGCGGTTTTATCACCGGCGCGATCGACATCCACGAAATGGCGTGGGATGCGGATGGCGAACTGTGGTTCATCAACACGCTGTTCTCGTGCCTGTGCAAACTCGATTCGATATCGAGTTTTGCGCCGCAATGGCGGCCGTCGTTTGTCAGCCATTACGCGCCGGAAGATCGCTGTCATCTGAACGGACTGGCGATGCGTGATGGCCGCGCGCGCTATGTCACCGCACTCGGCGAAACCAATACGCCGAACGGTTGGCGCGCCAACAAGCGCGATGGCGGCATTTTGATGGACTGCATCAGCGGCGAGGTGATCACACGCGGACTATCCATGCCGCATTCGCCGCGCTGGTACAACGACCGTTTGTGGGTGCTCGAATCCGGCCGCGGCGCATTGATCACGGTCGATCCGAAGACCGGCGAAAAGACCGACGTCGCGCGCGTACCGGGGTTTGCGCGCGGCCTGGATTTTGTCGGTCCCGTGGCATTTATCGGTCTGTCGCAACTACGCGAAACCAATGCCTTTACCGACATCCCGATCACCGAGGAAAACAGCGATCGGCTGAGTGGCGTATGGGTTGTCCATCTCGACACCGGCAAGACCATTTCGCTGCTCAAGTTCACTGGCGGCGTGCAGGAAATTTTTGCCGTGCAGGCAATTCCGGGCGTGCTGTTTCCAGAAATCATCCACGAAGGCGATATGCTCGCCACTGCGTATGCGTTGCCCGATGAGGCATTGCGCGAAGTCGGATTCACACCCGCCCCGCCCGTCGAAAAAACCGAATCGGCTACAGCTTCGTCGGCGTAA
- a CDS encoding PLP-dependent aminotransferase family protein has product MLLRPITFVRQSGLPIATQIYLSLRTSLLNGEIPVGVRLPSTRDLATQLGVSRTGIVSAFERLVAEGYLTSRVGDGTRVSEIQIDKTAPAVENVAPARLSKMAQQVIQTSPRGIMPLLPFRPGTPALELAPLELWGRAMRMACLEAKPDALDVSDSLGLPKLRQLIAERLYRTRSIVCEGEQVAIVSSSQQAFYLIARLFLEQGDEVWLEDPGYFGARRALFAAGANIVPVPVDKDGLDVVRGMQRAPNAKLAYVAPSHQFPTGYTMSLERRLALLAWAQSSDALIVEDDYDSEFVFEGPPLAALYSLSKHARVMYIGTFSKTLFPAARLAYVVLPKNLVEPFRCIRRVTDGFTPTLLQHAAARFLAEGHLDRHIRHVRAAYAERRDALMDAAKLHFNGLANLVVVPTGLDAVAWLPPHVSDRAVASAAHKQGVETFSLSQFAMEPIAQGGLVLGFSAFSADRIHLAASQLAKVLATF; this is encoded by the coding sequence ATGTTGTTGCGGCCCATCACATTTGTGCGTCAATCCGGTTTGCCAATTGCAACGCAGATTTATTTGTCGTTGCGTACTTCGCTTTTGAATGGCGAAATTCCGGTCGGAGTGCGTTTACCTTCCACGCGTGACCTCGCTACACAACTCGGAGTATCGCGCACTGGCATCGTATCCGCGTTCGAGCGACTGGTAGCCGAAGGTTACCTGACCAGCCGCGTTGGTGACGGTACTCGAGTGAGCGAAATCCAGATCGACAAGACCGCTCCTGCGGTCGAAAACGTGGCGCCTGCGCGTCTGTCGAAAATGGCGCAGCAAGTCATTCAAACCAGTCCGCGCGGCATCATGCCACTATTGCCGTTTCGGCCCGGCACACCCGCGCTCGAACTTGCTCCGTTGGAGTTGTGGGGCAGGGCAATGCGCATGGCATGTCTTGAAGCAAAACCCGATGCTTTGGATGTGAGCGATTCGCTCGGCCTGCCAAAGTTGCGACAATTGATTGCGGAACGCCTTTATCGCACGCGTTCGATAGTCTGCGAGGGCGAGCAGGTGGCGATCGTGTCCAGTTCACAGCAGGCCTTTTACCTGATCGCGCGTCTATTTCTGGAGCAGGGTGACGAGGTCTGGCTGGAAGACCCGGGTTATTTCGGCGCACGTCGCGCGTTGTTCGCGGCGGGTGCCAATATTGTTCCGGTCCCGGTGGATAAGGATGGTCTCGACGTTGTGCGTGGCATGCAGCGCGCACCGAACGCAAAGCTGGCCTACGTCGCGCCCTCGCATCAATTTCCGACCGGCTACACGATGAGTCTGGAGCGTCGTTTGGCGCTGCTGGCGTGGGCGCAATCCAGCGATGCGCTGATCGTCGAGGATGACTACGACAGTGAGTTTGTGTTTGAAGGTCCGCCGCTCGCCGCGCTCTACAGCCTGAGCAAACATGCGCGCGTGATGTACATCGGCACATTCAGCAAAACCCTGTTCCCGGCGGCGCGGCTGGCGTATGTCGTATTGCCAAAAAATCTGGTTGAACCGTTTCGTTGCATCCGTCGCGTTACCGATGGATTTACGCCGACGCTGCTGCAACATGCGGCTGCGCGCTTTCTTGCTGAAGGACATCTTGATCGACATATCCGGCATGTGCGCGCGGCCTACGCCGAGCGTCGGGATGCGCTCATGGATGCGGCAAAACTGCATTTCAATGGACTGGCAAATCTGGTCGTCGTACCCACCGGGCTGGATGCTGTGGCGTGGTTGCCTCCGCATGTTTCCGATCGCGCCGTGGCCTCGGCGGCGCACAAGCAGGGTGTGGAAACTTTTTCATTATCGCAGTTTGCGATGGAACCCATCGCGCAAGGCGGCTTGGTGCTTGGTTTCTCGGCGTTCTCCGCCGATCGAATTCATCTTGCGGCGAGTCAATTGGCCAAGGTATTGGCAACGTTTTGA
- the egtB gene encoding ergothioneine biosynthesis protein EgtB: MPTMTVPLTNVFAAAHAETLASRYRRIRATTRALCTTLRAEDTVVQSMPETSPTKWHLAHTTWFFEQFVLSRNPRYTSLHADWLFLFNSYYQSIGPMHARTQRGLLTRPTFDEILEYRQRIDEQMQTLLQTSEADVELRQLVLLGLNHEQQHQELLLTDIKHAFSLNPLEPAFRVALAPRDGAAQPSRWIHGDERIVEIGHAGDEFAFDNEGPRHRSLLQSHAIADRPITNTEFADFIRAGGYRTPTLWMAEGWATVQAQSWQRPLYWSDDLQSSFTLGGRIALNPHAPVCHVSFFEADAFARWAGARLPTEAEWETAAAAQHAPVGNFLDSGYLQPQPCADAPDHADAPRQMFGDVWEWTSSPYVNYPSYRPMSGALGEYNGKFMCGQWVLRGGSCVTPADHIRATYRNFFYPADRWQFMGFRLGRDA; this comes from the coding sequence ATGCCGACCATGACCGTTCCGCTGACGAATGTTTTTGCCGCTGCGCACGCTGAAACGCTGGCATCGCGCTATCGACGTATTCGCGCCACTACCCGCGCCCTGTGCACCACGCTGCGCGCCGAAGATACCGTGGTGCAATCGATGCCCGAGACCAGCCCGACCAAGTGGCATCTCGCGCATACCACATGGTTCTTCGAGCAATTCGTGTTGAGCCGAAATCCGCGCTACACGTCGTTGCATGCCGACTGGCTGTTCCTGTTCAACTCGTATTATCAGTCGATCGGGCCGATGCATGCGCGTACCCAGCGCGGCTTGCTGACGCGGCCGACCTTCGACGAAATTCTTGAGTATCGCCAGCGCATTGACGAGCAAATGCAAACACTGCTGCAGACGAGCGAGGCGGATGTCGAGTTGCGGCAACTTGTACTGCTGGGATTGAATCACGAGCAGCAACATCAGGAGCTGTTGCTGACCGATATCAAACATGCGTTTTCGCTTAATCCGCTCGAGCCGGCATTTCGTGTAGCACTCGCGCCACGCGACGGAGCTGCACAGCCTTCGCGCTGGATACATGGCGATGAACGCATCGTCGAGATCGGCCACGCAGGTGATGAATTTGCATTCGACAATGAAGGCCCGCGCCATCGCAGCTTGCTGCAATCCCACGCCATCGCCGATCGGCCGATAACCAATACCGAGTTCGCCGACTTCATCCGCGCAGGCGGATATCGCACGCCGACCTTGTGGATGGCCGAAGGCTGGGCGACCGTGCAGGCGCAGAGCTGGCAACGACCGTTATATTGGTCGGACGATTTGCAGAGTTCGTTCACGCTCGGCGGACGTATTGCGTTGAATCCGCACGCGCCGGTTTGCCATGTGAGTTTTTTTGAGGCCGATGCATTCGCGCGCTGGGCCGGTGCGCGGCTGCCGACGGAAGCGGAGTGGGAAACCGCGGCTGCGGCACAGCATGCGCCGGTCGGCAATTTTCTCGACAGCGGTTATCTGCAGCCGCAGCCTTGTGCGGATGCGCCAGACCACGCCGATGCGCCGCGGCAGATGTTCGGTGATGTCTGGGAATGGACGTCCAGTCCGTACGTGAATTATCCGAGCTATCGGCCGATGTCTGGCGCGCTCGGCGAATACAACGGCAAATTCATGTGCGGTCAATGGGTGCTGCGCGGCGGTTCGTGCGTCACGCCGGCCGACCATATTCGCGCGACCTACCGTAATTTTTTCTACCCCGCCGATCGTTGGCAGTTCATGGGTTTTCGCCTCGGGAGAGATGCATGA
- a CDS encoding MmcQ/YjbR family DNA-binding protein, producing MDASALEKLCADWPGVTRSIKWDDDLVFSVASKMFVMLCLHGPDRGRLSFKVEPERFLELSDQPGMMPAPYIARAFWISVVEPQRFGDAVLATHVRQSYALVRAKLSKKIQSGLAALSD from the coding sequence ATGGATGCCAGCGCCCTGGAAAAACTCTGCGCCGATTGGCCGGGCGTCACCCGCAGTATCAAATGGGACGATGATCTGGTGTTCAGCGTCGCCAGCAAGATGTTCGTGATGTTGTGTCTGCACGGGCCTGATCGCGGTCGATTGTCGTTCAAGGTCGAGCCCGAGCGTTTTCTCGAACTCAGCGATCAGCCTGGCATGATGCCTGCACCGTACATTGCACGTGCGTTCTGGATATCGGTGGTAGAGCCGCAGCGATTCGGCGACGCCGTGCTCGCGACGCATGTGCGGCAATCGTATGCACTGGTGCGCGCGAAACTTAGCAAGAAGATTCAGTCCGGGCTTGCGGCGCTGTCGGATTGA
- a CDS encoding IPTL-CTERM sorting domain-containing protein, with the protein MNKHSSHHSRSVRLTPLAACLAIAIAAGSAGSAFAAESQLQDPGHSTPSRIILRHFLHHKDGNAKILHHGTKFAANLKSKISKGRAAFFALHAVPHAIRPATTVGITSCLDDGSTGTLRDVITNAVTGDVIDLSTSGCSTITLLTGVIVTAVDDLTIKGSGPANLKIDGNANDSIINHFGYGTLTIQDITLTNASYGGYFATGGAVFSSGNVAVNNSVLSNNYDYGGYASGGAVWAAANLTISNSVISGNQVVSNKYDGTAGGAYGATGLTITNSTISGNSAAGAPYDSYYAGYGKGGGIMSVVAATISGSTISGNTADYGGGAAFLQGATISADPAVVTNSTISGNTANGLGGAALAGFTLTMQNSTVAFNDAKYVGAGGLYLVDATQLQSTIVSNNTGYAGNGYDPNIAGADTATISGANNLILSSGLATPAGTITVDPNLQALADNSGVATQLHTQTHALIAGSSALNVGNNTAGLAFDQRGTTFARSSGTGPDIGAFELQVPRVAAVVVPVPTLSTWAMGLMVGLFGLLGWRRQKTSPASRTRR; encoded by the coding sequence ATGAATAAACACTCTTCGCATCATTCGCGGTCAGTGCGCCTGACACCACTCGCCGCCTGTTTGGCGATCGCGATCGCCGCTGGCTCTGCCGGTAGCGCATTTGCCGCAGAATCGCAGCTGCAAGACCCCGGGCATTCGACCCCATCAAGAATTATTCTGCGGCACTTTTTGCATCACAAGGATGGCAACGCCAAGATCCTGCATCATGGCACCAAGTTTGCCGCCAACCTGAAATCAAAAATCAGCAAAGGTCGCGCGGCTTTTTTTGCCCTGCACGCGGTTCCGCATGCGATACGCCCAGCAACCACGGTTGGAATAACGAGCTGTCTTGACGACGGTTCCACCGGCACCTTGCGCGATGTCATCACCAATGCGGTAACAGGTGATGTAATTGATTTGAGCACCTCCGGTTGCAGTACGATCACCCTGCTGACCGGCGTGATTGTGACCGCCGTTGACGACCTGACGATCAAGGGTTCGGGTCCAGCCAACCTCAAGATCGATGGCAATGCCAATGATTCGATCATCAATCATTTTGGTTACGGCACGCTCACGATCCAGGACATCACGCTGACCAACGCGTCGTACGGCGGCTACTTCGCCACGGGTGGCGCGGTGTTCTCCTCTGGCAATGTAGCTGTGAACAACAGCGTGCTGTCGAACAACTACGATTACGGTGGTTATGCCAGCGGCGGCGCGGTATGGGCTGCAGCCAATCTCACCATTTCCAACAGCGTGATCTCCGGCAATCAGGTCGTCAGCAACAAGTACGACGGTACAGCTGGGGGCGCGTATGGTGCTACTGGCTTGACCATCACCAACAGCACGATTTCCGGCAATAGCGCCGCTGGTGCTCCTTACGATAGTTATTACGCGGGATACGGCAAGGGCGGCGGCATTATGAGTGTGGTTGCGGCCACAATCAGCGGTTCGACCATCTCCGGCAATACCGCCGATTACGGCGGCGGCGCGGCTTTCCTGCAAGGCGCCACCATTTCTGCGGATCCGGCGGTAGTCACCAACAGCACCATTTCCGGCAACACCGCAAATGGTCTTGGCGGTGCGGCACTCGCCGGATTTACGCTGACCATGCAAAACAGCACGGTCGCATTCAATGATGCGAAATATGTCGGCGCTGGTGGTTTGTATCTGGTCGATGCAACGCAATTGCAAAGCACGATCGTATCGAACAACACCGGCTACGCGGGTAACGGCTACGACCCGAATATTGCCGGCGCGGATACCGCCACGATCAGCGGTGCCAACAACCTGATCTTGAGTTCCGGTCTTGCGACGCCGGCAGGCACAATCACGGTCGATCCAAACTTGCAGGCGTTGGCTGACAATAGTGGTGTCGCGACGCAATTACACACGCAAACTCATGCACTGATTGCTGGCAGTAGCGCACTCAATGTCGGCAACAACACCGCAGGCCTCGCCTTCGATCAACGCGGTACAACCTTTGCGCGCAGCTCCGGCACCGGTCCCGATATTGGCGCGTTTGAACTCCAAGTACCGCGCGTAGCTGCCGTGGTTGTGCCAGTCCCAACCCTGTCGACTTGGGCAATGGGATTGATGGTGGGATTGTTTGGATTACTCGGCTGGCGTCGACAAAAAACATCACCGGCATCGCGAACACGACGCTGA
- a CDS encoding GNAT family N-acetyltransferase translates to MAHVPGSKRPPPRARHSAPVPPTAHHSPRVRSRKIITKDGRPLLLRAIRASDVAALQRGFNRLTPDEVRSRFLHPITGLSDEYALHLCDVDADYAVVLVLIDPEGTPEQEIRAVARAHIDPATLSAEFALIVQKQFSGQGLGDLLMRRLIAECRKHGAVELWGDVLVDNGAMLELCEFLGFTRHSQAHDDPGLMRVTIAI, encoded by the coding sequence ATGGCTCATGTCCCAGGCAGCAAGCGTCCACCGCCGCGCGCACGTCACAGTGCGCCCGTGCCGCCGACTGCACACCATTCTCCACGCGTGCGTAGCCGCAAGATCATCACCAAGGACGGCAGGCCGTTGTTGCTACGCGCGATCCGCGCGAGCGATGTCGCGGCACTGCAGCGTGGGTTCAATCGACTCACACCGGATGAAGTGCGCTCGCGTTTTTTGCATCCGATCACCGGGCTCAGCGACGAGTATGCCCTGCACTTGTGCGATGTCGATGCGGATTACGCTGTGGTGCTGGTGCTGATCGATCCAGAAGGCACGCCCGAGCAGGAAATCCGCGCGGTCGCACGTGCGCACATCGACCCCGCCACCTTGAGTGCGGAATTCGCGCTGATCGTGCAAAAGCAGTTCAGTGGTCAGGGCCTCGGCGATCTGCTGATGCGCCGCTTGATCGCGGAATGCCGCAAGCATGGCGCGGTCGAGCTGTGGGGCGATGTGCTGGTCGACAACGGCGCGATGCTGGAGCTGTGCGAATTTCTCGGTTTCACGCGTCATTCGCAAGCGCATGACGATCCAGGACTGATGCGCGTCACCATCGCGATTTGA
- the egtD gene encoding L-histidine N(alpha)-methyltransferase codes for MIVPARHLPGHGMPPSDHAAMLADVREGLQRTPKRLSSKYFYDAEGSALFEAICVQPEYYLTGAELAIMREHSAAIAAVLGPSVLLIEYGSGSGLKTQLLLAQLVEPAAYVPVEISQAALLESVARLGETFPQIEMLPLCADFTQRIIPPRSAKPPQRRVIYFPGSTLGNLEAHEALALLSKMRDEMGEHGAALIGIDLKKDSAIIEAAYNDAAGVTAAFTLNMLARFNRELGADFDLAQFNHRARYNCMAGRIETHIVSRCAQTVHIADRLFKFAADEAMLVEYSCKYSLDDFARLAARAGLRVKSIWMDAEQQFSLQYLVRAEAQA; via the coding sequence ATGATAGTTCCTGCCCGTCATCTGCCTGGACACGGCATGCCGCCATCGGATCACGCTGCGATGCTGGCCGATGTGCGCGAAGGTTTGCAGCGCACACCGAAGCGATTGTCATCGAAATATTTCTACGATGCCGAGGGTTCTGCGCTGTTCGAAGCGATCTGCGTGCAGCCGGAGTACTACCTGACCGGCGCCGAGCTTGCGATCATGCGCGAACACTCCGCCGCGATTGCCGCGGTGCTCGGGCCATCGGTCTTGCTGATTGAATACGGCAGCGGCAGCGGCCTGAAAACGCAATTGCTGCTCGCGCAATTGGTGGAGCCTGCGGCCTACGTGCCGGTCGAAATTTCGCAGGCGGCGTTGCTGGAAAGTGTCGCGCGTCTGGGCGAAACATTTCCGCAGATCGAAATGCTGCCGCTCTGTGCGGATTTCACCCAGCGCATCATCCCGCCACGCAGTGCAAAGCCGCCGCAGCGGCGCGTGATCTATTTCCCCGGCTCGACCCTCGGCAATTTGGAGGCCCACGAAGCGCTCGCGCTGCTGAGCAAGATGCGCGATGAAATGGGCGAACACGGCGCCGCACTGATCGGCATCGATCTGAAAAAAGACAGCGCAATCATCGAAGCCGCGTACAACGATGCGGCAGGCGTGACTGCGGCATTTACCCTCAACATGCTCGCGCGCTTCAATCGTGAACTTGGTGCGGATTTCGATCTCGCACAGTTCAATCATCGCGCCCGCTACAACTGCATGGCCGGACGAATCGAAACACATATCGTCAGCCGCTGTGCGCAGACGGTGCACATCGCCGATCGACTGTTCAAGTTTGCCGCCGATGAAGCGATGTTGGTCGAATACAGCTGCAAATATTCGCTCGACGATTTCGCGCGGCTCGCCGCGCGTGCCGGCCTGCGCGTGAAAAGTATCTGGATGGATGCGGAGCAGCAGTTCAGCCTGCAATATCTGGTGCGCGCCGAAGCACAAGCCTGA